Proteins encoded in a region of the Polyangium spumosum genome:
- a CDS encoding HNH endonuclease, translated as MPRSRGGKETLAICRDCHHAVHAVLTNKELEARYHTVAELLAHPDLAKMIAFIARQDPGGKVRVRRTKARPKRP; from the coding sequence GTGCCGCGGAGCCGCGGGGGAAAGGAGACACTCGCCATTTGCCGCGATTGTCACCACGCCGTCCACGCCGTGCTCACGAACAAGGAGCTCGAGGCCCGGTATCACACCGTCGCCGAGCTCCTCGCGCACCCCGATCTCGCGAAGATGATCGCCTTCATCGCGCGGCAAGACCCCGGCGGCAAGGTCCGCGTCCGGAGGACGAAGGCGCGCCCGAAGCGGCCCTGA
- a CDS encoding DUF3105 domain-containing protein — protein MNHRRERSFLWRAGAVGALGALVLPVVVFACSPVETVSPAPEDAGADAPDASSGMSSASSSSGSGGGGQGGAGGSGGGAGGSGGARGSGGAGGSGGGGAGGAGGSGSGGAGGAGGGGPSDAGVCPVTTMAVPVTPSPHVLACSPVVYATNPPTSGPHYPSWAAFKWYDAPVPRGFLVHSLEHGAVVISYHCEGGCESELATLAAFLDARPADPLCAAPLKSRIIVTPDPALDVRFAAAAWGAFLRADCLDTAALGAFLDTYYAKGPENFCTDGVDVLAPGSGVPADCGAEPADAGAD, from the coding sequence GTGAATCACCGCCGAGAGCGCTCGTTTTTGTGGCGCGCCGGGGCCGTGGGCGCTCTCGGCGCGCTCGTGTTGCCCGTCGTCGTGTTCGCGTGCTCGCCGGTCGAGACGGTGTCGCCTGCGCCGGAAGACGCAGGCGCCGACGCGCCTGACGCGTCGTCCGGCATGTCCTCGGCGTCCTCCTCGTCGGGAAGCGGCGGGGGAGGGCAGGGGGGCGCAGGCGGAAGCGGCGGCGGCGCAGGCGGAAGTGGCGGCGCGCGCGGCAGCGGTGGCGCAGGTGGCAGCGGCGGCGGCGGCGCAGGCGGCGCAGGCGGAAGCGGCAGCGGCGGCGCGGGCGGAGCTGGCGGCGGCGGACCGAGTGACGCCGGCGTTTGTCCCGTCACCACGATGGCCGTCCCCGTCACGCCCTCTCCGCACGTCCTGGCTTGCTCCCCCGTCGTGTACGCGACGAACCCTCCGACCTCGGGCCCTCACTACCCCTCGTGGGCTGCGTTCAAGTGGTACGACGCGCCCGTCCCGCGAGGTTTTCTCGTCCACTCGCTCGAGCATGGCGCGGTCGTCATCTCGTACCATTGCGAGGGCGGCTGCGAATCCGAGCTCGCGACCCTCGCGGCGTTTCTCGACGCGCGCCCGGCCGATCCTCTATGCGCGGCGCCATTGAAGTCGCGCATCATCGTCACGCCCGATCCCGCGCTCGACGTCCGCTTCGCCGCGGCCGCGTGGGGCGCGTTTCTCCGCGCCGATTGCCTCGACACGGCCGCGCTCGGCGCCTTCCTCGATACGTATTATGCGAAGGGGCCCGAGAATTTCTGCACGGACGGCGTCGACGTCCTCGCCCCGGGCAGCGGCGTCCCGGCCGATTGCGGGGCCGAGCCGGCGGACGCAGGCGCCGATTGA
- a CDS encoding TraR/DksA family transcriptional regulator, with protein MDARKGVGIGSIAPRGPGARPATRAGALNPESIDEEPELTLEQREELRTLLETRRAELLASIETRQEQERDTGREVGDEMDEANIEGATAMASRLLERDVQLLSEIDRALAKFSDGTYGSCEGTGEPIGFPRLRSRPWARFSVEYQEQLEREARTRGGF; from the coding sequence ATGGACGCTCGAAAGGGAGTAGGGATCGGGAGCATCGCGCCGCGAGGGCCTGGTGCGAGGCCTGCGACGCGCGCTGGCGCGCTGAACCCCGAGTCGATCGACGAAGAGCCCGAGCTCACGCTCGAGCAGCGGGAGGAGCTGCGCACCTTGCTCGAGACGAGGCGCGCGGAGCTACTCGCGAGCATCGAGACGCGCCAGGAGCAGGAGCGCGACACGGGCCGCGAGGTCGGCGACGAGATGGACGAGGCGAACATCGAGGGCGCGACGGCCATGGCTTCGCGCCTGCTCGAGCGTGACGTGCAGCTTCTCTCGGAGATCGATCGTGCGCTCGCGAAGTTCAGCGACGGCACGTACGGCTCGTGCGAGGGCACGGGGGAGCCGATCGGCTTCCCGCGCCTGCGCTCGCGGCCCTGGGCGCGCTTCAGCGTGGAGTACCAGGAGCAGCTCGAGCGCGAGGCGCGCACGCGGGGCGGCTTCTGA
- a CDS encoding NAD(P)/FAD-dependent oxidoreductase: MLDAEIVIVGGGPAGISTALFLAHTSPRLADRILVIERGKYPREKVCAGAIGARADKLLASIGARVDVPSVPIRGLSVDASGRSLATRADGPPIGRVVRRVEFDHAFAAVAMARGVRVRDGVKVTGLVVGEHAARLETSIGEIRARAVVGADGVGSVVRRALGLPRGAFMAQAVELDTERASEDEPRDLLHFDLGDRGLPGYAWDFPTLVRGEPLVCRGIYELRAEGVPERAATEPGPGDRLLARAAARGVPAPAASLRRFAERGLSLHEPFARPRVLLVGEAAGIDPALGEGIAQAIQYGAVAGPFLARALRSGDLSFASFPRVLHASRLGFDLRVRARAARFVYGGARPLVERWVTRSRALAAAGMEYFAGERVDRRALGRSALDLGGALLGVALDQARVTWAPRSGASP, from the coding sequence ATGCTCGACGCGGAGATCGTGATCGTCGGCGGCGGCCCGGCCGGCATCTCGACGGCCCTCTTCCTCGCGCACACGTCGCCCCGGCTCGCCGATCGGATCCTCGTGATCGAGCGAGGCAAGTACCCGCGGGAGAAGGTCTGCGCGGGCGCGATCGGCGCGCGCGCGGACAAACTGCTCGCGTCGATCGGCGCGCGCGTCGACGTCCCCTCGGTCCCCATTCGAGGTTTGTCCGTGGACGCCTCGGGCCGAAGCCTCGCCACGCGCGCCGACGGGCCTCCGATCGGTCGTGTCGTCCGGCGCGTCGAGTTCGATCACGCCTTCGCCGCGGTGGCCATGGCGCGCGGCGTGCGGGTGCGCGATGGCGTGAAGGTCACGGGGCTCGTCGTCGGCGAACACGCGGCGCGTCTCGAGACCTCGATCGGCGAGATCCGCGCCCGCGCCGTCGTCGGCGCGGACGGCGTCGGAAGCGTCGTGCGGCGCGCGCTCGGCTTGCCCCGCGGCGCGTTCATGGCCCAGGCCGTGGAGCTCGACACGGAGAGGGCGAGCGAAGACGAGCCCCGCGACCTGCTCCACTTCGACCTCGGCGACCGTGGTTTGCCCGGGTACGCCTGGGACTTTCCGACCCTCGTCCGCGGAGAACCCCTGGTTTGTCGGGGCATCTACGAGCTCCGCGCCGAGGGCGTGCCCGAGCGCGCCGCGACCGAGCCCGGGCCGGGTGATCGTTTGCTCGCGCGCGCCGCCGCTCGAGGCGTGCCCGCGCCCGCCGCGTCGCTGCGTCGCTTCGCCGAGCGAGGCCTCTCGCTGCACGAGCCCTTCGCGCGGCCGCGCGTGTTGCTCGTGGGCGAGGCCGCGGGCATCGATCCGGCGCTCGGCGAGGGGATCGCGCAGGCGATCCAGTACGGCGCCGTGGCGGGCCCGTTCCTCGCGCGGGCGCTCCGCTCGGGCGACCTCTCGTTCGCCTCGTTCCCGCGCGTGCTCCACGCGAGCCGCCTCGGCTTCGATCTTCGCGTGCGCGCCCGGGCGGCGCGCTTCGTCTACGGCGGCGCGCGCCCGCTCGTCGAGCGATGGGTCACGCGCTCGCGCGCGCTCGCCGCTGCGGGGATGGAGTATTTCGCGGGGGAACGGGTCGATCGGCGCGCGCTCGGACGGAGCGCGCTCGACCTCGGCGGGGCGTTGCTCGGCGTCGCGCTCGATCAGGCGCGTGTCACTTGGGCGCCTCGGTCGGGGGCTTCGCCGTGA
- the argJ gene encoding bifunctional glutamate N-acetyltransferase/amino-acid acetyltransferase ArgJ, with product MKIPLGFSFAGVSAGIKVKRPDLALVLSELPAVAAGCFTRSKSRAACVDWNVARLPRTDARAIVANSGNANCLSGEEGVLANQRMASSVADALGVPVDAVLTCSTGVIGVPLPHGKVAAAVPGLIAKLGQDPAPAAEAILTTDTCTKLASREIFLGGDRVRIAGIAKGSGMIHPNMATMLAFLVTDAAIDVTVLDAILRGAVDETFNMVSVDRDTSTNDQVLVLANGMAENDPITRRDSPEAQTFAAAIVDLCKELARTIAGDGEGAQHLVTVTVRGAEDLTTARSLARAVTESNLSKAAFFGTDPNWGRVLAAIGARASEQHIRFDPGVTSVRMQNVLVFAQGKPQPFDADALRALLRGEEVFVDVEVGDGPGEATAWGCDLSYDYVRINADYAAVLVDPEGPVRRDPSLDHKTPELKADTLVQALRYIERFAGTRAVIKYGGAAMVRADLKDRFAEDVRLLQAVGLRPIIVHGGGPEISRTLEQMGQTSEFVDGLRVTDAGSLKIVEMVLTGQINKEVVASLARAGTKAVGLSGKDGGLIEARKMNMPPGKDLGYVGEVARVDPDVLELLLGKGYIPVISPIGLGKDGSTYNINADTVAAEVAVACGARKLIYLTDVAGILSNGLLVSEMSAEELEARMRDGTVTGGMLPKAASILRALEGGVETVHIIDGRVPHNVVAELFTSRGVGTMIRAGAPKEGEEFPMS from the coding sequence GTGAAGATACCGCTTGGATTCTCGTTTGCCGGCGTCTCGGCCGGCATCAAGGTCAAACGCCCCGACCTCGCGCTCGTGCTCTCGGAGCTGCCCGCCGTCGCGGCGGGTTGCTTCACGCGCTCCAAGTCTCGCGCGGCGTGTGTCGACTGGAACGTCGCGCGCCTGCCGCGCACGGACGCGCGCGCGATCGTGGCGAACAGCGGCAACGCGAACTGCCTCTCCGGCGAGGAGGGCGTGCTCGCCAACCAGCGCATGGCCTCCTCCGTCGCCGACGCGCTCGGCGTGCCCGTCGACGCGGTGCTCACCTGCTCGACCGGCGTCATCGGCGTGCCCTTGCCGCATGGAAAGGTCGCCGCCGCCGTGCCCGGCCTCATCGCGAAGCTCGGTCAGGATCCCGCGCCCGCGGCCGAGGCGATCCTCACGACCGACACCTGCACGAAGCTCGCCTCGCGCGAGATCTTCCTCGGCGGTGATCGCGTGCGGATCGCCGGCATCGCCAAGGGCTCGGGCATGATCCACCCGAACATGGCCACGATGCTCGCGTTCCTCGTGACGGACGCGGCCATCGACGTCACCGTGCTCGACGCGATCCTGCGCGGCGCCGTCGACGAGACGTTCAACATGGTCAGCGTCGATCGCGACACGTCGACGAACGATCAGGTCCTCGTCCTCGCCAACGGCATGGCCGAGAACGACCCGATCACGCGCCGCGACTCGCCCGAGGCGCAGACCTTCGCGGCTGCGATCGTCGACCTCTGCAAGGAGCTCGCGCGGACGATCGCCGGCGACGGCGAGGGCGCGCAGCACCTCGTCACGGTGACCGTGCGTGGCGCCGAGGACCTCACGACCGCGCGCTCGCTCGCGCGTGCCGTCACCGAGTCGAACCTCTCGAAGGCCGCGTTTTTCGGGACCGATCCGAACTGGGGCCGCGTGCTCGCCGCGATCGGCGCGCGCGCGTCGGAGCAACACATCCGCTTCGATCCGGGCGTCACGAGCGTGCGCATGCAGAACGTGCTCGTCTTCGCGCAGGGCAAGCCGCAGCCCTTCGACGCCGACGCGCTCCGCGCGCTCCTCCGCGGCGAGGAGGTCTTCGTCGACGTCGAGGTCGGCGACGGCCCGGGCGAGGCGACGGCGTGGGGCTGCGACCTCTCCTACGACTACGTACGAATCAACGCCGACTACGCCGCGGTGCTCGTCGACCCCGAGGGCCCGGTGCGGCGTGATCCGAGCCTCGACCACAAGACGCCGGAGCTCAAGGCCGACACGCTCGTGCAGGCGCTCCGCTACATCGAGCGCTTCGCCGGCACGCGCGCGGTGATCAAGTACGGCGGCGCCGCGATGGTGCGCGCCGACCTCAAGGATCGCTTCGCCGAGGACGTGCGCCTGCTGCAGGCCGTGGGCCTGCGGCCGATCATCGTGCACGGCGGCGGCCCCGAGATCTCGCGCACGCTCGAGCAGATGGGGCAGACGAGCGAGTTCGTCGACGGCCTGCGCGTCACCGACGCCGGCAGCCTCAAGATCGTCGAGATGGTCCTCACGGGCCAGATCAACAAGGAGGTCGTCGCCTCGCTCGCGCGCGCGGGCACGAAGGCCGTGGGTCTGTCCGGCAAGGACGGCGGCCTCATCGAGGCGCGCAAGATGAACATGCCGCCCGGCAAGGACCTCGGCTACGTCGGCGAGGTCGCGCGTGTGGATCCCGATGTGCTCGAGCTCCTGCTCGGCAAGGGTTACATCCCCGTCATCTCGCCGATCGGCCTCGGCAAGGACGGCAGCACCTACAACATCAACGCCGACACCGTCGCCGCCGAGGTCGCGGTCGCGTGTGGCGCGCGCAAGCTCATCTACCTGACGGACGTCGCCGGCATCCTTTCGAACGGCCTGCTCGTCTCGGAGATGAGCGCCGAGGAGCTCGAGGCGCGTATGCGTGACGGCACGGTCACGGGCGGCATGCTCCCGAAGGCGGCCTCGATCCTGCGCGCGCTCGAAGGCGGCGTCGAGACGGTGCACATCATCGACGGCCGCGTCCCGCACAACGTGGTGGCCGAGCTCTTCACCTCGCGAGGCGTCGGCACGATGATCCGCGCAGGCGCTCCGAAAGAGGGCGAAGAGTTCCCCATGAGCTGA
- the argC gene encoding N-acetyl-gamma-glutamyl-phosphate reductase yields MSASKVPVSIVGVSGFAGSELARLVAEHASLSLVGVVADRWKGSKLGEHVRVPASVAKLSVAPMSEAVNVARQGEVALLATPAEVSARLAPELLAHGVRVVDLSGAFRLEDPAAYPRWYGFDHPAPELLAEAHYGLPEVASASTRAGGARDARLVANPGCYATAAILALAPLVEAGAIDPGSMYVDGKSGVSGAGRKVEERLLFMEVDENLSAYRVGNHQHTPEIEQALSRAGRVRASVTFVPHLLPVRRGLLVTAFARLSGKVPHAEVEALFRRAYAPADLVEVRAPEDVTLAQVAYTPYARLGVRADAERGSVVVTSALDNLLKGAASQALQNLCAMIGAPPLSSH; encoded by the coding sequence GTGAGTGCGTCCAAAGTTCCCGTGTCGATCGTCGGCGTGAGCGGCTTCGCTGGCAGCGAGCTGGCGCGGCTCGTCGCCGAGCACGCCTCGCTCTCGCTCGTGGGCGTCGTCGCGGATCGATGGAAGGGCTCGAAGCTCGGCGAGCACGTGCGCGTGCCCGCGAGCGTCGCGAAGCTCTCCGTCGCGCCGATGAGCGAGGCCGTCAACGTCGCTCGGCAGGGCGAGGTCGCGCTGCTCGCGACGCCCGCCGAGGTCTCGGCCCGCCTCGCGCCGGAGCTGCTCGCGCACGGCGTGCGCGTCGTCGATCTCTCGGGCGCGTTTCGCCTGGAGGACCCGGCCGCGTATCCGCGCTGGTACGGCTTCGATCACCCCGCGCCCGAGCTGCTCGCCGAGGCGCATTACGGCCTGCCGGAGGTCGCCTCCGCGTCGACCCGCGCGGGCGGCGCGAGGGACGCGCGCCTCGTCGCGAACCCTGGTTGTTACGCGACGGCCGCGATCCTCGCGCTCGCGCCGCTCGTCGAGGCGGGCGCGATCGATCCCGGGTCGATGTACGTCGACGGCAAGAGCGGCGTCTCGGGCGCGGGCCGCAAGGTCGAGGAGCGCTTGCTCTTCATGGAGGTCGACGAGAACCTCTCGGCGTACCGCGTCGGCAATCACCAGCACACGCCCGAGATCGAGCAAGCGCTCTCCCGCGCGGGCCGCGTGCGCGCCTCCGTGACCTTCGTCCCGCACCTCTTGCCCGTGCGCCGCGGCCTGCTCGTCACGGCCTTCGCGCGCCTCTCGGGCAAGGTCCCGCACGCAGAGGTCGAGGCGCTCTTCCGGCGCGCCTACGCCCCTGCCGACCTCGTCGAGGTGCGCGCGCCGGAGGACGTCACGCTCGCGCAGGTCGCGTACACCCCGTACGCGCGCCTCGGCGTCCGCGCCGACGCCGAGCGTGGCTCGGTCGTCGTCACGTCCGCGCTCGACAACCTGCTCAAGGGCGCCGCCTCGCAGGCGCTCCAGAACCTCTGCGCGATGATCGGCGCGCCGCCGCTTTCCTCGCATTGA
- a CDS encoding protein kinase domain-containing protein translates to MLSTLASGSSAGRRLAHVLVFDALFHGRYRVIRVIKAGGMGAVYEAFDEATRRRRALKVMLPGTIEDPILRERFAQEATITGGIESDHIVQVSDAGIDEGTRMPFLVMDLLTGEELGSMLERRGALPPAEVVLYLGQAALALDKTHAANIVHRDLKPANLFVTTRDDGSPCVKILDYGVAKVMVETTFQRRTAIVGTPLYMAPEQVLGDGAIGPRADVYALGHLAFTLLSGEAYWMNEAKSSLSLFVLFKKIMLGPPEPATTRAARRGVKLPPPFDAWFSRAANLEPQRRPERATQAIAELCEALGVVTSNPTIAVALPPPPSPRLAPARPAPVERPMLYADPPPPSAGARPPKSRAKPVDESWEDNVPLFRDPATGAYSERYLRLTLDEAIGKAKMTGTKFSIVFFDLPLRGQDPTRDKASIDADVRELVSTLHGLYGRKNFLGRYGPSSLVLIVPDAGSKFSRTLAKALGEKLREEFSKRKETRRLSLRLRVGAERVDPLEKSANDLIERAARAALQNDG, encoded by the coding sequence ATGCTCTCGACGCTCGCCTCCGGCTCTTCGGCCGGGCGGCGCCTCGCCCACGTGCTCGTATTCGACGCGCTCTTTCACGGCCGTTACCGCGTCATCCGCGTCATCAAGGCGGGCGGCATGGGCGCGGTCTACGAGGCCTTCGACGAGGCCACGCGTCGCAGGCGCGCGCTCAAGGTGATGCTGCCCGGCACCATCGAGGACCCGATCCTGCGCGAGCGCTTCGCGCAAGAGGCCACGATCACCGGCGGCATCGAGAGTGATCACATCGTCCAGGTCTCCGACGCGGGCATCGACGAGGGCACGCGTATGCCCTTCCTCGTGATGGACCTGCTCACGGGCGAGGAGCTCGGCAGCATGCTCGAGCGCCGCGGCGCCCTGCCGCCGGCCGAGGTCGTGCTCTACCTGGGACAGGCGGCGCTCGCGCTCGACAAGACACACGCGGCGAACATCGTGCACAGGGATCTCAAGCCCGCGAACCTCTTCGTCACGACGCGCGACGACGGCAGCCCGTGCGTGAAGATCCTGGATTACGGCGTCGCCAAGGTGATGGTGGAGACGACGTTCCAGCGGCGCACGGCCATCGTCGGCACGCCGCTCTACATGGCGCCCGAGCAGGTCCTGGGCGACGGCGCGATCGGCCCGCGCGCCGACGTCTACGCGCTCGGCCACCTCGCGTTCACGTTGCTCTCCGGCGAGGCGTACTGGATGAACGAGGCGAAGAGCTCGCTCTCGCTCTTCGTGCTCTTCAAGAAGATCATGCTGGGCCCGCCCGAGCCGGCGACGACCCGCGCCGCGCGGCGAGGCGTGAAGCTCCCGCCCCCGTTCGACGCCTGGTTCTCGCGGGCCGCGAACCTCGAGCCGCAGCGGCGCCCCGAGCGCGCGACCCAGGCGATCGCCGAGCTCTGCGAGGCCCTCGGCGTCGTGACCTCGAACCCCACGATCGCCGTGGCGCTGCCTCCGCCGCCGAGCCCACGCCTCGCGCCCGCGCGACCTGCGCCCGTGGAAAGACCGATGCTCTACGCCGACCCGCCTCCGCCTTCGGCCGGGGCGCGGCCTCCGAAGAGCCGTGCGAAGCCCGTCGACGAATCGTGGGAGGACAACGTCCCGCTCTTCCGCGACCCGGCGACGGGCGCCTACAGCGAGCGGTACCTGCGCCTGACGCTCGACGAGGCGATCGGGAAGGCGAAGATGACGGGCACGAAGTTCTCGATCGTCTTCTTCGATCTGCCGCTGCGAGGGCAGGATCCGACGAGGGACAAGGCGTCGATCGACGCCGACGTGCGCGAGCTCGTGAGCACGCTGCACGGGCTCTACGGTCGGAAGAACTTCCTCGGCCGGTACGGCCCGTCGAGCCTCGTGCTCATCGTGCCCGACGCGGGCAGCAAGTTCTCCCGCACGCTCGCGAAGGCGCTCGGCGAGAAGCTCCGCGAGGAGTTCAGCAAACGCAAGGAGACGCGGCGGCTCTCGCTCCGGCTACGCGTCGGGGCAGAGCGGGTCGATCCGCTGGAGAAATCGGCGAACGATCTGATCGAGCGCGCCGCGCGGGCCGCATTGCAGAACGACGGCTGA
- a CDS encoding agmatine deiminase family protein, producing the protein MRIAVALLGLWLAACTKAPAPQAEARETYSFPAEFEPHASIWLAWPRYENKAGKPTEPVLMGIIRALHGHVSVDVLAQDEAEARAIRDRFAREAVPSDHVKIHAVPHADIWLRDMGPIFVKTSGGGRAVVDYAFNSWGYPGFDRSSKAARIEDAVDRSVARLRGLPVVPSSLSSEGGDRESNGAGTLMLTERVERQRNPGLSREQIEAEFRRTLGARSFVWLPQGIVEDDATWEGPLPGGIYTPLTPGGHVDEFARFADARTILLGEVTEEEAREDTIRAMTRERLERARAAMEASVDQDGRPFRIVRVPMPEPLYDTMGPGDGVYETMKGMRYTSGVPFPKGEPVRIIVSTSYLNFLVTNGVVLVQVYFKEGRSPRVKEKDEAAQRILAEAFPGRKIVPIDAEAVNLGGGGVHCITQQEPAADPR; encoded by the coding sequence ATGCGTATCGCCGTCGCCCTCCTCGGCCTGTGGCTGGCCGCGTGTACGAAGGCGCCCGCGCCGCAGGCCGAGGCGCGAGAGACGTATTCGTTCCCGGCGGAGTTCGAGCCCCACGCCTCGATATGGCTCGCCTGGCCGAGGTACGAAAACAAGGCGGGGAAACCGACCGAGCCCGTCCTCATGGGCATCATCCGCGCCCTCCACGGCCACGTCTCGGTGGACGTACTCGCCCAGGACGAGGCGGAGGCGCGCGCCATCCGGGATCGATTCGCTCGTGAGGCTGTTCCCTCGGACCACGTGAAGATCCACGCGGTGCCACACGCGGACATCTGGCTGCGCGACATGGGGCCGATCTTCGTGAAGACGAGCGGCGGCGGGCGCGCGGTCGTCGATTACGCGTTCAATTCCTGGGGATATCCCGGCTTCGATCGATCGAGCAAGGCGGCGCGGATCGAGGACGCCGTCGACCGAAGCGTGGCTCGATTGCGGGGCTTGCCGGTCGTGCCGTCGAGCCTGTCGAGCGAGGGGGGCGATCGGGAGTCGAACGGGGCGGGGACGCTGATGCTCACCGAGCGCGTGGAGCGGCAACGAAACCCGGGGCTCTCCCGCGAGCAGATCGAGGCGGAGTTTCGAAGGACGCTCGGCGCCCGGAGCTTCGTGTGGTTGCCGCAGGGAATCGTGGAGGACGACGCGACCTGGGAGGGCCCCTTGCCGGGGGGCATTTACACGCCCCTCACGCCCGGGGGGCACGTCGACGAATTCGCGCGTTTCGCGGACGCCCGTACGATCTTGCTCGGCGAGGTGACGGAGGAGGAGGCGCGGGAGGACACGATTCGAGCCATGACCCGCGAGCGGCTCGAGCGGGCGCGCGCGGCGATGGAGGCGTCGGTCGATCAGGACGGGCGACCCTTCCGGATCGTACGAGTCCCGATGCCGGAGCCGCTCTACGACACGATGGGGCCCGGCGACGGCGTCTACGAGACGATGAAGGGGATGCGGTACACGAGCGGCGTGCCTTTTCCGAAGGGCGAGCCGGTGCGAATCATCGTGTCGACGAGTTACCTGAATTTCCTGGTCACGAACGGCGTGGTCCTCGTGCAGGTGTATTTCAAAGAGGGGCGCTCCCCGCGCGTGAAAGAGAAGGACGAAGCCGCGCAGCGGATCCTCGCGGAGGCTTTTCCGGGGCGGAAGATCGTGCCGATCGACGCCGAGGCCGTGAACCTGGGCGGCGGCGGCGTGCATTGCATCACGCAGCAGGAGCCGGCCGCGGATCCTCGCTGA
- a CDS encoding carbohydrate-binding family 9-like protein — MRRASPFVACALLAAACSRDSIAPPEADKKGAPAEDPRRVIKEITVKALASGETITIDGKLDEPAWGKAADTGPFVDVSTGAPNPRIPVQGRARIVWDDQFLYVGFDVKDATIRGGFPTDALDPHLWERDTVEIMIDPDGDGDNKDYYEIQVNPQNLVFDSRFDDYGKPYGGPAGPFGHQAWSAGLESAVVLRGTIDDDKDKDEGYTVEAKIPWKSFLKAKASPPASGDVWRMNFYAMQNNGGVAWSPILGMGNFHRASRFGRVKWVRE; from the coding sequence ATGCGTCGAGCCTCGCCGTTCGTCGCGTGCGCGCTCCTCGCGGCGGCGTGCTCGCGAGATTCGATCGCCCCGCCGGAGGCGGACAAGAAGGGCGCGCCGGCGGAGGATCCGCGGCGCGTGATCAAGGAGATCACCGTCAAGGCCCTCGCGTCGGGCGAGACGATCACGATCGACGGCAAGCTCGACGAACCTGCGTGGGGCAAGGCCGCGGACACGGGCCCGTTCGTCGACGTGTCGACTGGCGCGCCAAACCCGCGGATCCCCGTGCAGGGCCGCGCGCGTATCGTCTGGGACGACCAGTTCCTTTATGTCGGGTTCGACGTGAAAGACGCGACGATCCGCGGCGGTTTCCCCACGGACGCGCTGGATCCGCACCTCTGGGAGCGGGACACCGTCGAGATCATGATCGACCCCGACGGCGACGGGGACAACAAGGATTATTACGAGATCCAGGTGAACCCGCAGAACCTGGTCTTCGACTCGCGGTTCGACGATTACGGCAAACCTTATGGCGGTCCGGCCGGGCCTTTCGGGCACCAGGCGTGGAGCGCGGGGCTCGAGAGCGCGGTCGTCCTGCGCGGCACGATCGACGACGACAAGGACAAGGACGAGGGGTACACCGTCGAGGCGAAGATCCCCTGGAAATCGTTCCTCAAGGCGAAGGCGTCGCCGCCCGCGTCCGGGGATGTGTGGCGGATGAACTTTTATGCGATGCAGAACAACGGCGGCGTCGCCTGGTCCCCGATCCTCGGGATGGGGAACTTCCACCGGGCCTCGCGGTTTGGCCGGGTGAAGTGGGTGCGGGAATAG